A section of the Phaseolus vulgaris cultivar G19833 unplaced genomic scaffold, P. vulgaris v2.0 scaffold_29, whole genome shotgun sequence genome encodes:
- the LOC137817306 gene encoding interactor of constitutive active ROPs 1-like codes for MVDDCLPQIVGEGLRDSLEKFELDNWINQEVASTAKAEAEKTKCDMLMQGFEFSRVENALKDELQSMRKDNKELRKKLHDKLLDVVELENRIVPLREKIATLEEELSETVAELARVREENSGLKKKADELELEVTQVREENSGFKTKIDELQLEAAQVLSSGFGAALEQFACKYPDLDLSEFSIYNEVVDGKIVPPIDLSP; via the exons ATGGTTGACGATTGTCTTCCCCAAATCGTCGGCGAAGGGCTAAGGGACTCCTTGGAGAAGTTTGAGCTCGATAATTGGATCAATCAGGAGGTGGCAAGCACCGCGAAAGCCGAAGCCGAGAAGACCAAGTGCGACATGTTGATGCAAGGCTTCGAGTTTTCGCGGGTCGAAAACGCCCTCAAGGACGAACTCCAAAGCATGCGCAAGGACAACAAAGAACTGCGCAAGAAACTTCATGACAAACTCCTGGATGTCGTCGAGCTGGAGAACAGGATCGTCCCTCTGAGGGAGAAAATTGCCACGCTGGAGGAG GAACTAAGTGAAACCGTTGCTGAGCTTGCCCGAGTTCGCGAAGAGAACAGCGGGCTCAAGAAGAAGGCCGACGAGCTCGAGCTTGAAGTCACCCaggttcgtgaagagaacagtgggttcaagacgaagatcgacgagcttcagcttgaggctgcccaagtTCTCTCTTCCGGCTTTGGCGCTgctttggagcagtttgcttgcaaatATCCCGACCTTGATCTCTCTGAGTTCTCGATatacaacgaggtggtggacggcaaGATTGTACCCCCAATTGACTTATCGCCTTGA